One Vanrija pseudolonga chromosome 5, complete sequence genomic window, CGTGCGTATTTCACCATCTCAGCGCGGCAGCTCAACACCGTGCGAATCTGACCCCCCCGCTAACACCTTGCTCCCTTCAcaggctcgtcgcgcgccttctccacctcggcgtcgcgctcgtcctaCGCCGACACGATCAAGAACATCTACGTCAgtgagtagcagcagcagagatAGCGATAACGACAAGCGCTGACGCCGTATCTAAGACAAGGACACCAAGGTCCTCATCCAGGGCTTCACCGGCAAGACGGTGCGTATTGTTTCCCCGAGGTGTTCgagcgccagccagcaaccCGGCGTGATGGCATCTTTCGGGGGATCCCACGGGGCATGCACTGACATTGTTCGCTATCTAGGGCACCTTCCACGCCCAGCAGGCGATCGAGTTTGGCACCAAGGTCATTGGCGGCACCAACCCCAAGGCAAGTAGcagcgcgcgtcgtcgtcgtcgtcccatgAATGCCGCTCACGCCTCCACAGAAGGCGGGCCAgacccacctcggcctccccgTCTTCGGCTCggttgccgacgccgtccgcgccgagcagcccgAGGCGACCGTCATCTACGTTCctcccgccggcgccgccgacgccatcctcgaggccatcgaggccgagatccCCCTCATCGTCACCATCACCGAGGGTATCCCCCAGCGCGACCAGCTCAAGATCCACCAGGCCCTCCTTTCGCAGTCCAAGTCGCGCATGGTCGGCGGCAACTGCCCCGGACTTCTCGCCGACACCTGCAAGCTCGGCATCATGCCCGGCCAGGTCTTCTCCAAGGGCAAGATTGGCATcgtctcgcgctcgggcACCCTGACCTACGAGGCTGTCAAGTGAGTCTGCGTGCGAGAACTCGAGGCGacacgcccactcacacccccgCAGCCAGACTaccctcgccggcctcggccagtCGCTCaccgtcggcatcggcggcgaCCCCTTCCCCGGCACCCAGCACATTGACGTCGTCAAGGTCCTCCTCTCGGACCCCA contains:
- the SCSa gene encoding Succinate--CoA ligase [ADP-forming] subunit alpha codes for the protein MLRTSVASVARSSRAFSTSASRSSYADTIKNIYVNKDTKVLIQGFTGKTKAGQTHLGLPVFGSVADAVRAEQPEATVIYVPPAGAADAILEAIEAEIPLIVTITEGIPQRDQLKIHQALLSQSKSRMVGGNCPGLLADTCKLGIMPGQVFSKGKIGIVSRSGTLTYEAVNQTTLAGLGQSLTVGIGGDPFPGTQHIDVVKVLLSDPKTEGIVLIGEIGGSMEEDAAAYLAEHNSGPNAKPVVSFIAGRTAPPGRRMGHAGAIIAGGKGAASDKVAALQKAGAIVAESPGQIGPLMLKAMQAAGRA